One Cryobacterium roopkundense genomic region harbors:
- the nadD gene encoding nicotinate-nucleotide adenylyltransferase, which yields MTQRRRPRVGVMGGTFDPIHHGHLVAASEVAQSFDLDEVIFVPTGEPWQKSGVTPSEHRYLMTVIATASNPRFTTSRVDITREGPTYTIDTLRDLHTERPDAELFFITGADAISQILGWKDVRELWELAHFVAVSRPGHELSVSGLPNQDVSLLEVPALAISSTDCRARVKRGFPVWYLVPDGVVQYISKHHLYRSVV from the coding sequence ATGACGCAGCGTCGTCGCCCGCGCGTCGGGGTGATGGGTGGCACGTTCGACCCCATTCACCACGGTCACCTCGTGGCGGCCAGCGAGGTCGCGCAAAGTTTTGACCTCGACGAAGTCATTTTCGTGCCCACCGGTGAACCGTGGCAAAAGTCAGGGGTAACCCCGAGTGAACACCGCTACTTGATGACGGTGATCGCCACGGCATCGAACCCCCGCTTTACCACCAGCCGCGTAGACATCACCCGCGAGGGACCCACCTACACGATCGACACCTTGCGCGATCTGCACACCGAACGCCCGGACGCCGAGCTGTTTTTCATCACGGGTGCCGACGCGATCAGCCAGATTCTGGGCTGGAAAGACGTGCGGGAGCTCTGGGAGCTCGCGCACTTCGTCGCTGTGAGTCGTCCGGGACATGAGTTGAGCGTTTCGGGATTGCCGAACCAAGACGTAAGCTTGCTGGAGGTCCCGGCTCTGGCCATTTCGTCTACTGACTGCCGGGCACGGGTAAAACGGGGCTTCCCGGTCTGGTATCTGGTCCCCGATGGGGTCGTCCAGTACATCTCAAAGCACCATCTGTATCGGAGCGTGGTATGA
- the treY gene encoding malto-oligosyltrehalose synthase, whose translation MRVPVSTYRLQIRESFDLVAAAGVVEYATSLGADWIYLSPLLQAETGSDHGYDVVDHSRIDPLRGGTAGLARLARAAADAGRGVLVDIVPNHMGVATPAQNSWWWDLLRHGEGSRYAEAFDVDWSFGGGRLRIPVLGDAPDELDRLVLVGDELHYYDNRYPIAPGTAADGATAATIHARQHYELVNWRRADAELNYRRFFAVNSLAGLRAEIPWVFDESHAEIVRWVREGLVDGLRVDHPDGLADPSRYLDRLREATGGAYVLVEKILEGDEQLPTSWSVAGTTGYDALAEFDRVLVDPAGRETLDALEARLHGVPPVWADLVHDNKRVIADGILRSEVLRLARLVEEPSDDTADALAELLACFPVYRSYLPLGAHELHESARLAVSHRPELGREIGRLLPALLDPRHPIAVRFQQTSGMVMAKGVEDTAYYRFSRLTSLNEVGADPDEFAIDATEFHRRQQHRLAAFPASMTTLSTHDTKRGEDVRARLDVLAEIPAEWEQTLDVLRAAAPLDDPPFENLFWQAVVGAWPISPERLGAYAEKAAREAGTSTTWTAPNAAFETALRRLVTATHDDDDLRGLIAAFVGRVRQAGWSNSLAAKLLQLTAPGVPDVYQGSELWELSLVDPDNRRAVDFDVRRDFLARVDSGWLPPVDETGAAKLLVTTRALRLRRDRPGLFTRYAPVAAFGAAAHHVVAFDRGGAVTVATRLPVGLESAGGWRDTRIVLAERPYVNVLTGERFPGGVLPVSDLLGRYPVALLAHEGTRS comes from the coding sequence GTGAGAGTTCCGGTCTCGACCTACCGGCTGCAGATACGCGAGTCATTCGACCTGGTGGCGGCGGCGGGCGTCGTCGAATACGCCACGAGCCTCGGCGCGGACTGGATCTATCTCTCGCCGCTGCTTCAGGCGGAGACCGGCTCCGACCACGGCTACGACGTGGTCGACCACTCTCGCATCGACCCTCTTCGTGGGGGGACGGCAGGCCTCGCCCGGCTGGCGAGGGCAGCGGCGGATGCGGGGCGGGGCGTGCTCGTCGACATCGTGCCGAACCACATGGGAGTGGCCACCCCGGCGCAGAACTCCTGGTGGTGGGACCTGCTGCGCCACGGGGAAGGCTCGCGCTACGCGGAGGCCTTCGACGTTGACTGGTCCTTCGGCGGCGGCAGACTGCGCATTCCGGTGCTCGGGGACGCACCCGACGAGCTCGACCGGCTCGTGCTCGTGGGCGACGAGCTGCACTACTACGACAATCGGTACCCCATAGCGCCGGGCACCGCGGCGGACGGGGCAACCGCTGCCACCATCCACGCGCGGCAGCACTACGAGCTCGTGAACTGGCGCCGAGCCGACGCCGAACTGAACTATCGTCGATTCTTCGCCGTGAACAGCCTCGCCGGACTTCGCGCCGAGATTCCCTGGGTGTTCGACGAATCGCACGCCGAGATCGTGCGTTGGGTGCGGGAGGGCCTCGTGGACGGCCTGCGGGTCGACCACCCCGACGGGCTCGCCGATCCGAGCCGTTACCTCGACCGGCTGCGCGAGGCCACGGGCGGCGCGTACGTGCTCGTGGAGAAGATCCTCGAGGGCGACGAACAACTGCCCACGAGCTGGTCCGTCGCCGGAACCACGGGCTACGACGCCCTCGCCGAATTCGACCGCGTTCTCGTGGACCCGGCCGGGCGGGAAACCCTCGACGCCCTGGAAGCCCGGTTGCACGGTGTGCCGCCGGTGTGGGCCGACCTGGTGCACGACAACAAGCGCGTGATCGCCGACGGTATCTTGCGCTCGGAGGTGCTGCGGCTCGCCCGGCTCGTGGAGGAGCCGTCGGATGACACTGCGGACGCTCTGGCAGAGCTGCTCGCCTGCTTTCCGGTCTATCGGTCGTACCTTCCACTCGGCGCACACGAGCTGCACGAATCCGCCCGGCTTGCCGTGAGCCACCGGCCCGAACTCGGCAGAGAGATCGGCCGGCTGCTACCCGCGCTGCTCGATCCGCGGCATCCGATTGCCGTGCGTTTCCAGCAGACTTCGGGCATGGTGATGGCCAAGGGCGTCGAAGACACCGCCTACTACCGCTTCAGCCGGCTGACCTCGCTCAACGAGGTGGGCGCCGACCCCGACGAATTCGCCATCGACGCAACGGAGTTTCACCGTCGACAGCAGCACAGGCTGGCGGCCTTCCCCGCGTCGATGACCACCCTGTCGACCCACGACACCAAGCGCGGCGAAGACGTGCGGGCCCGCCTCGACGTGCTCGCGGAGATTCCGGCAGAGTGGGAACAAACCCTCGACGTGCTTCGCGCCGCGGCACCGCTCGATGACCCGCCGTTCGAGAACCTGTTCTGGCAGGCCGTCGTGGGGGCCTGGCCGATCTCGCCGGAACGCCTCGGCGCATACGCCGAGAAGGCCGCGCGTGAGGCCGGCACATCGACCACGTGGACTGCCCCGAACGCAGCCTTCGAGACGGCCCTGCGACGCCTCGTCACGGCGACCCATGACGACGACGACCTGCGCGGCCTGATCGCAGCGTTCGTCGGGCGCGTGCGGCAGGCGGGCTGGAGCAACTCCCTCGCAGCCAAGCTCCTGCAGCTCACGGCGCCCGGCGTGCCCGACGTGTACCAGGGCAGCGAACTCTGGGAGCTGTCGCTCGTAGACCCCGACAATCGACGTGCGGTCGACTTCGATGTGCGGCGCGACTTCCTGGCGCGCGTCGACAGCGGATGGCTGCCGCCCGTGGACGAGACCGGCGCCGCCAAGCTGCTTGTCACCACAAGGGCGCTGCGCCTGCGCCGGGACCGGCCCGGTCTCTTCACCCGGTACGCGCCCGTGGCGGCATTCGGCGCAGCGGCGCACCACGTGGTTGCCTTCGACCGCGGCGGGGCCGTCACGGTGGCGACCCGGCTGCCGGTCGGCCTCGAATCCGCCGGAGGCTGGCGCGACACGAGGATTGTGCTCGCCGAGCGCCCGTACGTGAACGTTCTCACCGGCGAACGATTCCCGGGCGGCGTGTTGCCCGTGTCCGATCTGCTCGGACGCTACCCAGTCGCCCTCTTGGCGCACGAAGGGACCAGATCATGA
- a CDS encoding glutamate-5-semialdehyde dehydrogenase produces MLQPVLPDVQLTPILESARSASIVLASAPTALKNAALGALADHLRAHVESILEANRDDLATGAENGLTAGLLDRLALDESRVAALADAVAQVALLTDPVGEVVRGSTMPNAIKLSQVRVPFGVIGVIYEARPNVTVDLAALALKSGNAVVLRGGSAAENTNRVLVALVQDAIASVGLPREAVQTIDPFGRAGATELMQARGYVDVLIPRGSANLINTVVTQAKVPVIETGSGVVHIFLDESANEQWAIDIVHNSKVQRPSVCNALETLLVHRAAAARVLPGVLDRLRESGVTLHADARVRALYPAAVAATDEDWSTEYMSLDVSVGIVDSLEEAIAHIRRYSTGHTESIITNDLGNAERFLNEVDSASVMVNASTRFTDGAEFGFGAEVGISTQKLHARGPMGLTELTSTKWIVRGSGQVRA; encoded by the coding sequence ATGTTGCAGCCTGTACTTCCCGATGTCCAGCTCACCCCCATCCTCGAAAGCGCACGCAGCGCCTCCATCGTGCTCGCCTCCGCACCGACCGCGCTGAAGAACGCGGCCCTCGGTGCGCTCGCGGACCACCTTCGCGCGCACGTCGAGTCGATTCTCGAGGCGAACCGTGACGACCTCGCCACCGGCGCGGAGAACGGCCTCACCGCGGGTCTGCTCGACAGGCTCGCCCTGGACGAGTCCAGAGTTGCGGCCCTCGCCGATGCGGTGGCTCAGGTTGCCCTTCTGACCGACCCTGTGGGTGAAGTCGTGCGAGGCAGCACCATGCCCAACGCCATCAAGCTCAGTCAAGTCCGCGTGCCGTTCGGCGTGATTGGTGTCATTTACGAAGCTCGGCCCAACGTGACCGTCGATCTTGCGGCGCTCGCCCTGAAGAGCGGCAACGCCGTGGTGCTGCGCGGCGGTTCGGCCGCCGAGAATACCAATCGTGTGCTTGTGGCGCTCGTACAGGACGCGATCGCCTCCGTGGGACTTCCCCGCGAGGCCGTGCAGACGATCGACCCGTTCGGGCGTGCTGGCGCAACCGAACTCATGCAGGCCCGCGGCTACGTCGACGTGCTGATTCCGCGGGGGAGCGCCAACCTGATCAACACGGTGGTTACCCAAGCCAAGGTTCCCGTCATCGAAACGGGCTCGGGCGTCGTGCACATCTTCCTCGATGAGAGCGCCAACGAACAGTGGGCGATCGATATCGTTCACAACTCCAAGGTGCAGCGTCCGAGCGTGTGCAACGCTCTCGAAACACTGCTCGTGCACCGCGCCGCCGCCGCTCGCGTACTCCCCGGCGTGCTCGACCGGCTCAGGGAATCCGGTGTCACCCTCCACGCGGACGCCCGAGTGAGGGCGCTGTACCCCGCAGCCGTGGCCGCCACCGACGAGGACTGGAGCACCGAGTACATGAGCCTCGACGTTTCCGTGGGCATCGTGGATTCCCTCGAGGAGGCGATCGCGCACATCCGTCGCTATTCCACCGGCCACACTGAATCCATCATCACCAACGATCTCGGCAACGCCGAACGTTTTCTGAACGAGGTGGATTCGGCTTCCGTCATGGTGAACGCGTCCACGAGATTCACGGACGGAGCCGAGTTCGGCTTCGGAGCCGAGGTCGGCATTTCCACGCAGAAATTGCATGCGCGTGGGCCGATGGGCCTGACAGAACTCACGAGCACGAAGTGGATCGTGCGTGGGTCGGGCCAGGTTCGAGCCTAG
- a CDS encoding YchJ family protein yields MASSLPSRCPCLSGDTYAACCQRYHSGDAMAPTAELLMRSRYSAFAVGDSAHLLATWHPQTRPGSLELDAEAVWTRLDQGGPFDNEGVVEFTAYSRIAGERVRQHETSRFIRLGRAWLYVDGVE; encoded by the coding sequence ATGGCCTCTTCGCTCCCGTCCCGGTGTCCCTGCCTCAGCGGCGACACCTATGCCGCCTGCTGCCAGCGGTACCATTCCGGCGACGCGATGGCCCCGACGGCCGAACTGCTCATGCGTTCGCGCTACTCGGCCTTCGCCGTGGGTGACTCCGCCCACCTGCTGGCCACATGGCATCCGCAGACTCGTCCAGGTTCCCTCGAATTGGACGCCGAGGCCGTGTGGACCCGACTGGACCAGGGCGGGCCGTTCGATAACGAGGGCGTAGTCGAGTTCACCGCCTACAGCCGCATTGCTGGCGAACGGGTGCGGCAGCACGAGACGAGCAGATTCATCCGCCTGGGCCGCGCCTGGCTGTACGTCGACGGAGTCGAGTAG
- the proB gene encoding glutamate 5-kinase — MNSLSREQISSAARIVVKVGSSSISGDNSHQIAPLVDALAAAHARGAEVVLVSSGAIATGMPYLRLSDRPTDLATQQAAASVGQSLLISQYQNSLDRYDIVAGQVLLTAGDLENPTPRSNARRAMDRLLDLRILPIVNENDTVATHEIRFGDNDRLAALVAALVGADLLLLLSDVDALYTRPPDLPGAERVSYVASGDSLPGMEFGSTSVNGVGTGGASTKVSAARLAAAAGTGVLVTATTLAAEALRGGGVGTWFEPAAAPFARVW; from the coding sequence GTGAATTCACTGTCGCGTGAGCAGATATCTTCTGCGGCGCGCATCGTCGTCAAGGTGGGGTCCTCATCGATAAGCGGTGACAACTCCCACCAGATCGCACCCCTCGTCGACGCCCTCGCGGCTGCCCATGCGCGTGGCGCCGAAGTGGTGCTCGTGTCGTCGGGCGCCATCGCCACGGGGATGCCATACCTGCGGCTGAGCGACCGGCCCACGGATCTGGCCACCCAGCAGGCTGCAGCCTCCGTGGGACAGAGTCTGCTCATCTCGCAGTACCAGAACAGCCTGGATCGATACGACATCGTCGCCGGCCAGGTGCTCCTCACCGCCGGCGACCTCGAGAACCCGACGCCGCGCAGCAACGCCCGGCGTGCCATGGACCGTTTGCTCGACCTGCGAATCCTGCCCATCGTGAACGAGAACGACACGGTGGCGACCCACGAGATCCGCTTCGGCGACAACGATCGTCTGGCGGCCCTCGTGGCCGCGCTGGTCGGCGCGGACCTACTGCTCCTGCTCAGCGACGTGGACGCCCTCTACACGCGGCCGCCCGACCTGCCCGGAGCCGAGCGGGTTTCCTACGTCGCCTCGGGTGATTCCTTGCCGGGCATGGAATTCGGCTCGACGTCAGTGAACGGCGTGGGCACAGGGGGAGCCAGCACCAAGGTTTCGGCGGCACGGCTGGCCGCTGCGGCAGGCACGGGCGTGCTCGTGACGGCCACAACGCTCGCGGCAGAGGCACTGCGCGGCGGGGGTGTGGGTACCTGGTTTGAGCCTGCCGCCGCGCCGTTTGCCCGCGTTTGGTAA
- the proB gene encoding glutamate 5-kinase: protein MIGLKRDQVASAKRIVVKVGSSSISGDNSDQITPLVDALAEAYGRGTEVVLISSGAVATGMPFLDLEERPNDVATQQAAAAVGQNVLIFRYQESLDRYEIAAGTVLLTEGDLLNEPHRSNTRRALNRLLDLRILPVVNENDTVAVYGLRFGSNDRLAALVSTLISADLLVMLSDVDALYTKPPHLPGAEKLDVIAADDPLTDFEFSSSGATGVGTGGASTKVVAARLATNAGTAVLVTSTELAGAALRGEHVGTWFEPVDGEDERALL from the coding sequence GTGATTGGCTTAAAGCGGGACCAGGTCGCATCCGCGAAACGCATCGTGGTCAAGGTAGGTTCCTCATCCATCAGTGGTGACAACTCTGACCAGATCACGCCACTCGTGGACGCACTGGCAGAGGCCTACGGCCGAGGCACTGAAGTCGTGCTCATCTCGTCGGGGGCCGTCGCCACCGGCATGCCGTTTCTGGATCTGGAAGAGCGTCCCAATGACGTCGCAACGCAGCAGGCGGCAGCGGCTGTTGGCCAGAACGTGCTCATCTTCCGGTATCAGGAGAGCCTCGACCGCTACGAGATCGCAGCGGGAACCGTTCTGCTCACGGAGGGTGACCTGCTCAACGAGCCGCACCGGAGCAACACTCGTCGTGCACTGAACCGGCTGCTCGATCTGCGCATTCTGCCTGTCGTGAACGAGAACGACACGGTTGCCGTGTACGGCCTACGGTTCGGTAGCAATGACCGCCTTGCGGCTCTCGTATCGACGCTCATCAGTGCCGACCTGCTCGTGATGCTGAGCGACGTGGATGCGCTTTACACCAAGCCCCCGCACCTTCCCGGCGCGGAGAAGCTCGACGTGATCGCCGCCGACGACCCACTGACCGACTTCGAGTTCAGCTCGAGCGGAGCCACTGGCGTGGGCACCGGGGGAGCGAGCACCAAGGTCGTGGCCGCACGCCTGGCCACGAACGCGGGCACTGCGGTGCTCGTGACGTCGACAGAGCTCGCCGGCGCGGCTCTGCGCGGCGAACACGTGGGAACCTGGTTCGAGCCCGTCGACGGCGAAGACGAGCGCGCGCTGCTCTGA
- the obgE gene encoding GTPase ObgE, with amino-acid sequence MATFVDHVTLHLRAGNGGNGCVSVKREKFKPLAGPDGGNGGSGGDLVLVADPNTTTLLGYHRSPHRSSDNGGPGMGDHRNGYNGEMRELMVPLGTVVKDAEGNELLDMNEPGLRLIVAPGGQGGLGNAALASTKRKAPGFALLGTLGFEGSVYLELKTVADVALVGYPSAGKSSLIAAMSAARPKIADYPFTTLHPNLGVVESGETRYTIADVPGLIEGASEGKGLGLEFLRHVERCTALLHVLDCATLEPGRDPISDLDVILGELSAYPVPEGQKPLLERAQLIALNKIDVPEGRELAAFVKADLEARGYRVFEISSVTHEGLKQLSYSLAETVEKGRIETAAAEARKPRIIIRPKAVDDGGFTVRVEGGSFGNIYRILGAKPERWIQQTDFTNDEAIGFLADRLAKLGVENELYKAGAIAGSTVIIGPGHGVVFDWEPTLTSTAELITAPRGTDTRIDESKRRTSNERREAYFGRMDAKASARAEMVREREAGMWQTGEEEQNEDVRSGGTPAETNGTTKED; translated from the coding sequence ATGGCGACATTCGTTGACCACGTGACGCTGCATTTGCGAGCGGGTAACGGAGGAAACGGCTGTGTCTCGGTAAAACGCGAAAAGTTCAAACCTCTCGCCGGACCTGACGGAGGAAACGGCGGCAGCGGCGGAGACCTCGTTCTCGTCGCAGACCCGAACACCACGACACTGCTGGGTTATCACCGTTCACCTCACCGGAGTTCCGACAATGGTGGGCCCGGAATGGGCGACCACCGCAACGGCTACAACGGTGAGATGCGCGAACTGATGGTTCCGCTGGGCACCGTCGTGAAAGACGCAGAGGGCAACGAGCTCCTCGACATGAACGAACCAGGGCTGCGCCTCATCGTCGCGCCCGGCGGACAGGGCGGCCTCGGCAACGCGGCGCTCGCCTCGACCAAGCGCAAGGCGCCAGGTTTCGCTCTGCTCGGTACCCTCGGCTTCGAGGGCTCGGTCTATCTCGAGTTGAAGACAGTCGCCGACGTGGCCCTCGTGGGTTACCCGTCCGCCGGCAAGTCCAGCCTCATCGCGGCCATGTCCGCGGCCCGGCCCAAGATCGCCGACTACCCCTTCACTACTCTGCACCCGAACCTCGGTGTCGTGGAGTCGGGCGAGACCCGCTACACGATCGCCGACGTGCCTGGGCTGATCGAGGGCGCCAGCGAGGGTAAGGGCCTGGGGCTCGAATTCCTGCGCCACGTGGAGCGGTGCACCGCGCTTCTGCACGTGCTCGACTGCGCAACGCTCGAACCCGGCCGCGACCCGATCAGCGACCTTGACGTGATCCTGGGCGAACTCTCCGCGTACCCCGTTCCGGAGGGGCAGAAGCCGCTCCTTGAGCGTGCCCAGCTCATCGCGCTGAACAAGATCGATGTTCCGGAAGGCCGCGAACTCGCCGCCTTCGTCAAGGCGGACCTCGAGGCACGCGGTTACCGCGTCTTCGAAATCTCCTCCGTCACCCATGAGGGTCTCAAGCAGCTGAGCTACTCGCTGGCCGAGACGGTGGAAAAGGGTCGCATCGAAACCGCAGCGGCCGAGGCCCGCAAACCGCGCATCATCATCCGCCCCAAGGCCGTCGACGATGGCGGCTTCACAGTGCGGGTCGAGGGCGGATCGTTCGGCAACATCTACCGCATTCTCGGCGCAAAGCCGGAACGCTGGATCCAGCAGACCGACTTCACCAATGACGAAGCCATCGGCTTCCTCGCCGACCGTCTCGCGAAGCTCGGGGTCGAAAACGAGCTGTACAAGGCCGGCGCCATCGCCGGGTCCACCGTGATCATCGGACCCGGCCACGGTGTGGTCTTCGATTGGGAGCCCACACTCACGTCGACGGCCGAACTCATCACGGCCCCGCGCGGCACCGACACGCGCATTGACGAATCCAAGCGCCGCACGAGCAACGAACGTCGTGAGGCCTACTTCGGGCGCATGGACGCGAAGGCATCTGCTCGGGCCGAAATGGTTCGCGAGCGCGAGGCCGGCATGTGGCAGACCGGTGAAGAAGAACAGAACGAAGACGTGCGCTCCGGCGGCACTCCAGCAGAAACCAACGGCACGACGAAAGAGGATTAG
- the glgX gene encoding glycogen debranching protein GlgX — translation METWPGTAYPLGATFDGSGTNFALFSEAATRVELCLIDDLGVETRVEIRESSAYIWHCYLPLAQPGQRYGYRVYGDGDSTAGNRANPNKLLLDPYAKATCGAIDWDPSLYSYNFGDPDSRNDDDSGSHMMLGVVVNPFFDWAGDRPLRTPYNQTLIYEAHVKGLTQLQQAVPESQRGTYAGVAHPSVIDHLQKLGVTAVELMPVHQFVNDSTLVDQGLNNYWGYNTIGFFAPHNTYSSTGDLGQQVQEFKGMVRSLHAAGIEVILDVVYNHTAEGNHLGPTLSFKGIDNEAYYRLMDDDKQYYMDYTGTGNTLNVRHPHVLQLIMDSLRYWATEMHVDGFRFDLASALARDLYDVDKLSTFFELVQQDPIVSQVKLIAEPWDVGPGGYQVGNFPSQWSEWNGKYRDTVRDFWRGEPSTLGEFASRIAGSADLYEHSGRRPVASINFVTAHDGFTLADLVSYNDKHNEANGEDNQDGESHNRSWNSGVEGPTTDPEVRALRARQHRNFLATLLLSQGVPMLLHGDELGRTQTGNNNTYAQDSPISWIHWDEADQPLIEFTAAISRLRRDHPTFRRSRFFDGRPGRRVAGESLPDIVWLNADGEEMQPEDWDENRARMVVKFLNGQGIRERDARGHEITDVNFLLCFNADADDVEFTLPPEEYAAEWEIVVDTAGEGADEIPRPAGAIQTIASRSLVVLRAYTPPVSAPDHSVAASLASLTGTITLPTLQTRHGFVQ, via the coding sequence ATGGAAACCTGGCCAGGAACCGCCTATCCGCTCGGCGCGACGTTTGACGGGAGCGGAACAAACTTCGCTCTGTTCAGCGAAGCAGCGACCCGCGTCGAGCTGTGTCTCATCGACGACCTGGGGGTGGAGACCCGCGTCGAGATCCGCGAGTCGTCAGCCTATATCTGGCATTGCTACCTGCCCCTTGCCCAGCCGGGCCAGCGCTACGGTTACCGAGTCTATGGCGACGGGGACTCCACAGCGGGCAACCGAGCCAACCCGAACAAATTACTGCTGGATCCCTACGCCAAAGCAACCTGCGGCGCAATCGATTGGGACCCTTCGCTGTACTCCTACAACTTCGGCGACCCGGATTCCCGAAATGACGATGACTCCGGCTCTCATATGATGCTCGGCGTGGTCGTGAACCCCTTCTTCGACTGGGCCGGTGACCGCCCGTTGCGCACGCCGTACAACCAGACTCTCATCTACGAGGCGCATGTGAAGGGCCTGACCCAGCTGCAGCAGGCCGTGCCAGAGTCACAGCGCGGAACCTACGCCGGCGTGGCGCACCCCTCCGTTATCGACCACCTGCAAAAACTCGGCGTCACGGCGGTCGAGCTGATGCCCGTGCACCAGTTCGTCAACGACAGCACGCTCGTGGACCAAGGCCTGAACAACTATTGGGGTTACAACACGATCGGGTTTTTCGCCCCGCACAACACGTATTCGTCCACGGGCGACCTGGGCCAGCAGGTGCAGGAATTCAAGGGCATGGTGCGCAGCCTGCACGCCGCCGGCATTGAAGTGATCCTGGACGTCGTGTACAACCACACCGCGGAGGGCAACCACCTCGGTCCGACCCTGTCGTTCAAGGGCATCGACAACGAGGCCTACTACCGTCTGATGGACGATGACAAGCAGTACTACATGGACTACACGGGGACCGGCAACACCCTCAACGTGCGGCATCCGCACGTGCTCCAGCTCATCATGGACTCCCTGCGTTACTGGGCCACGGAGATGCACGTCGACGGCTTCCGATTCGACCTGGCCTCGGCTTTGGCACGGGACCTCTACGACGTCGACAAGTTGTCCACCTTCTTTGAGCTCGTGCAGCAGGACCCCATCGTGTCGCAGGTGAAATTGATCGCCGAGCCTTGGGACGTGGGCCCCGGTGGATATCAGGTCGGGAATTTCCCGTCCCAGTGGTCGGAATGGAACGGCAAGTACCGGGATACCGTTCGCGACTTCTGGCGCGGCGAGCCGTCGACGCTCGGCGAATTCGCGAGCCGTATCGCCGGGTCTGCCGACCTCTACGAACATTCCGGCCGCCGGCCGGTGGCATCGATCAACTTCGTCACCGCCCACGACGGGTTCACCCTGGCCGACCTGGTGTCCTACAACGACAAGCACAACGAGGCCAACGGCGAGGACAACCAGGACGGCGAATCCCACAACCGCTCTTGGAATTCCGGTGTCGAGGGTCCCACGACGGATCCGGAAGTCCGCGCCCTCCGTGCGCGTCAGCACCGCAACTTCCTGGCCACCCTCCTCCTGTCCCAGGGTGTGCCCATGCTGCTGCATGGCGACGAGCTCGGCCGCACGCAGACGGGCAATAACAACACGTACGCGCAGGATTCGCCGATCAGCTGGATTCACTGGGATGAGGCCGATCAGCCCCTGATCGAGTTCACGGCGGCCATCTCGCGCCTCCGACGTGACCACCCCACTTTTCGCCGCAGCAGGTTCTTCGACGGGCGTCCGGGCAGGCGTGTGGCGGGGGAGTCGCTCCCCGACATCGTGTGGCTCAACGCCGACGGTGAAGAGATGCAGCCGGAGGACTGGGACGAAAACCGCGCCCGCATGGTGGTCAAGTTTCTCAACGGACAGGGCATCCGTGAGCGCGACGCTCGTGGGCACGAGATCACCGACGTTAATTTCCTGCTCTGCTTCAACGCCGATGCCGACGACGTGGAATTCACCCTGCCGCCCGAAGAATACGCGGCGGAATGGGAAATCGTGGTTGACACCGCCGGGGAGGGAGCCGATGAGATTCCACGGCCGGCGGGCGCCATCCAAACGATCGCATCCCGGTCCCTCGTCGTGCTCCGGGCCTATACGCCGCCCGTTTCGGCACCCGACCACTCGGTGGCCGCCTCGCTCGCGAGTCTCACGGGCACGATCACGTTGCCCACGCTGCAGACCCGCCACGGGTTCGTGCAGTGA
- a CDS encoding TIGR02611 family protein codes for MTDQLERSVAEGTQSRHPLRVFLRRCRVWVDKYPSLRWIYRLAVALLGTVIIVVGVILIPLPGPGWLIVFLGVACLGTEFPAAHRVAAFMKRILVRALAWWRSRRAATPAR; via the coding sequence ATGACTGACCAGCTCGAACGCTCCGTCGCCGAGGGGACACAATCCCGGCATCCGCTGCGGGTCTTCCTGCGTCGGTGCCGCGTCTGGGTGGACAAGTATCCGAGCCTGCGCTGGATCTATCGCCTGGCCGTCGCACTGCTCGGCACTGTGATCATCGTCGTCGGCGTGATCCTGATTCCGTTGCCCGGTCCGGGGTGGCTGATCGTCTTCCTCGGTGTGGCCTGCCTGGGCACGGAGTTTCCCGCCGCTCACAGGGTCGCCGCGTTCATGAAGCGAATCCTCGTCCGGGCGCTGGCCTGGTGGCGTTCCCGCCGCGCCGCCACCCCCGCCAGATAG
- the rsfS gene encoding ribosome silencing factor, whose protein sequence is MTATAHSRELLKVAVAAAESKAGEDLIALDVSNPLPLADIFLIVTGRSERNVIAIAGEIEDKLIEAGHKPLRREGRAAGRWVLVDFGDLVVHVFHEEEREYYSLERLWKDCPVIPLELASSEAHE, encoded by the coding sequence ATGACCGCAACTGCCCACTCTCGCGAACTGCTCAAGGTGGCCGTCGCCGCAGCCGAGTCCAAAGCCGGCGAGGACCTGATCGCACTCGACGTGTCCAACCCGCTGCCGCTTGCCGACATCTTCCTCATTGTCACCGGGCGCTCAGAGCGCAACGTGATCGCCATTGCGGGCGAGATTGAGGACAAGCTCATCGAGGCCGGACACAAGCCCCTGCGACGTGAGGGCCGTGCCGCCGGTCGCTGGGTGCTCGTTGACTTCGGCGACCTCGTCGTGCACGTCTTCCATGAAGAGGAGCGCGAGTACTATTCCCTCGAGCGCCTCTGGAAAGACTGCCCGGTAATACCGCTCGAACTCGCCTCTTCGGAGGCCCACGAGTAG